In Nocardioides faecalis, the following proteins share a genomic window:
- a CDS encoding CaiB/BaiF CoA transferase family protein has product MTDFSAGSLSGIRVLEAGQLLAGPFAATLMADQGADVIKVEAPGAGDPMRQWGRTDGTSLWWPVVGRNKRAVTLNLREAEGQELFLKLVAEADIVVENFRAGTFEKWNLSYERLKEVNPGIILVRVTGYGQTGPYSNRAGYGSIGEAMGGLRYILGDPDRQPSRAGISIGDSLAAMHATVGALSALQRRNVTGEGQVVDASIYESVLAMMESLVTEWDVAGYQRERTGAILPNVAPSNVYPTKDGQLILIAANQDSVSSRLFKMMGKPEWSEPGHPYSTHVGRGKAQTELDELISQWTATIDAEDLLEMMDTGGVPAGRIYKAADMLADPHFAARESIVQVPDATFGQLKMQNVVPKLSATPGSIRWTGPALGQHNDEVYGDLLGLDEATRTDLAARGVI; this is encoded by the coding sequence ATGACTGACTTCTCCGCAGGCTCGCTGTCCGGCATCCGTGTGCTCGAGGCCGGTCAGCTGCTCGCCGGTCCGTTCGCCGCCACGCTGATGGCGGACCAGGGCGCCGACGTGATCAAGGTCGAGGCCCCCGGCGCCGGCGACCCGATGCGGCAGTGGGGCCGCACCGACGGCACCTCGCTGTGGTGGCCCGTCGTGGGGCGCAACAAGCGCGCGGTGACGCTGAACCTGCGCGAGGCGGAGGGCCAGGAGCTGTTCCTCAAGCTCGTCGCCGAGGCCGACATCGTGGTGGAGAACTTCCGCGCCGGCACCTTCGAGAAGTGGAACCTCTCCTACGAGCGGCTCAAGGAGGTCAACCCCGGCATCATCCTGGTCCGGGTCACGGGCTACGGCCAGACCGGCCCGTACTCCAACCGCGCCGGCTACGGCTCGATCGGCGAGGCGATGGGCGGACTGCGCTACATCCTGGGCGACCCGGACCGCCAGCCCTCGCGGGCCGGCATCTCGATCGGCGACTCGCTCGCCGCGATGCACGCGACCGTGGGTGCGCTCTCCGCGCTGCAGCGGCGCAACGTCACCGGCGAGGGCCAGGTCGTCGACGCCTCGATCTACGAGTCGGTGCTGGCGATGATGGAGTCGCTGGTCACCGAGTGGGACGTCGCGGGCTACCAGCGCGAGCGCACCGGCGCCATCCTGCCCAACGTCGCGCCCTCCAACGTCTACCCGACCAAGGACGGCCAGCTGATCCTCATCGCGGCCAACCAGGACTCGGTCTCCTCGCGGCTGTTCAAGATGATGGGCAAGCCGGAGTGGTCCGAGCCCGGCCACCCCTACTCCACCCACGTCGGCCGCGGCAAGGCACAGACCGAGCTCGACGAGCTGATCTCGCAGTGGACCGCGACCATCGACGCCGAGGACCTGCTGGAGATGATGGACACCGGCGGCGTGCCCGCCGGCCGCATCTACAAGGCCGCCGACATGCTCGCCGACCCGCACTTCGCGGCCCGCGAGTCCATCGTCCAGGTCCCCGACGCCACCTTCGGGCAGCTGAAGATGCAGAACGTGGTGCCGAAGCTGTCGGCCACGCCCGGCTCGATCCGCTGGACCGGTCCCGCCCTCGGCCAGCACAATGACGAGGTGTACGGCGACCTGCTCGGCCTCGACGAGGCCACCCGGACCGACCTCGCCGCGCGCGGCGTGATCTGA
- a CDS encoding isochorismatase family protein, translated as MSIPEKDEKNRADDRAEDYAAVGFRGRVGGGTAPAVIVVDVCRAYLEGGPFTDADGRFEAARASAERVVAAARAALRPVLFTQVVLAPGGADAGWFAVKVPGLSAFEAGSPWGAFPEAPSPLPGELVVTKQYASGFFGTTLASTLRAQGVDTTIVLGFSTSGCVRATALDALQNGFRPLVVREACGDRDEVVQEQNLFDLDSKYADVLGEDEIIDYLGGLA; from the coding sequence GTGTCCATCCCAGAGAAGGACGAGAAGAACCGGGCCGACGACCGGGCCGAGGACTACGCCGCCGTGGGCTTCCGCGGACGCGTGGGTGGCGGGACCGCGCCCGCGGTCATCGTCGTCGACGTGTGCCGCGCCTACCTCGAGGGCGGCCCGTTCACCGACGCGGACGGCCGGTTCGAGGCCGCCCGCGCCAGCGCCGAGCGGGTCGTCGCCGCGGCCCGTGCCGCGCTGCGCCCGGTCCTGTTCACCCAGGTCGTGCTGGCGCCCGGTGGCGCCGACGCGGGCTGGTTCGCGGTCAAGGTGCCCGGGCTGAGCGCCTTCGAGGCGGGCTCGCCGTGGGGCGCGTTCCCCGAGGCCCCATCCCCGCTGCCCGGCGAGCTCGTGGTGACCAAGCAGTACGCGTCCGGGTTCTTCGGCACCACGCTGGCCTCCACCCTGCGCGCCCAAGGCGTCGACACCACGATCGTCCTGGGCTTCTCCACCAGCGGCTGCGTCCGCGCGACCGCCCTGGACGCCCTGCAGAACGGCTTCCGCCCTCTCGTCGTCCGCGAGGCCTGCGGCGACCGGGACGAGGTGGTGCAGGAGCAGAACCTCTTCGACCTCGACTCCAAGTACGCCGACGTGCTCGGCGAGGACGAGATCATCGACTACCTGGGAGGCCTCGCATGA
- a CDS encoding MFS transporter — MTNIKPASDPADPGLGTATLQVHARGEAQQVDIGRDAPFGWWPAIVIALVAFIDRVEINLIAGALPAIQDHFGFSDTVGGAIPTAASIAAAVLLLPAGRLADRAPRVGTIAIVVLIWSLCSVLSGLASTFFIFFLVRIAIGAAGQLYNPPASSLLADYYPNRSRGKAYGFERAGYYMGLPTGVIVGGAVAEALDWRAVFFIAAIPGLVVAALVLTLKEPRRGLGDAIDRLRAQRGAPDAGEAPVEEHAALTGSTAGLLAEARSLLKVTTLRGVIAAQAILALGVAGLFYWLPTFLERLEGLDTDAASGLAGGVGGTGIVIGIIIGSRLGDRRETSGWRIKLSTVCLLVGAIGLSLAVLLPGVGLRMTMVAVACAGFAGAMPNLTAAAANVVPAANRGMGFALLQFLTTLGGAFGPLLVGAMSDLTGGIGNGMLFLIPPLFISVLCLWLVRDTYDADAVRAAQSVTGGPAPS, encoded by the coding sequence GTGACGAACATCAAGCCTGCCTCAGATCCCGCCGACCCGGGGCTCGGGACCGCGACCCTCCAGGTCCACGCCCGCGGGGAGGCGCAGCAGGTCGACATCGGCCGCGACGCACCCTTCGGCTGGTGGCCCGCCATCGTCATCGCGCTGGTCGCGTTCATCGACCGCGTCGAGATCAACCTCATCGCCGGCGCGCTGCCGGCGATCCAGGACCACTTCGGGTTCAGCGACACCGTCGGTGGCGCCATCCCGACCGCCGCCAGCATCGCCGCGGCGGTGCTGCTGCTGCCCGCCGGACGGCTGGCCGACCGCGCCCCGCGCGTGGGCACCATCGCGATCGTCGTGCTGATCTGGTCGCTGTGCTCGGTGCTCAGCGGCCTCGCCTCGACCTTCTTCATCTTCTTCCTGGTCCGGATCGCGATCGGCGCCGCGGGCCAGCTGTACAACCCGCCCGCCTCCAGCCTGCTCGCCGACTACTACCCCAACCGCAGCCGCGGCAAGGCGTACGGCTTCGAGCGCGCCGGCTACTACATGGGCCTGCCCACGGGCGTGATCGTCGGCGGTGCCGTCGCCGAGGCGTTGGACTGGCGCGCCGTGTTCTTCATCGCCGCCATCCCGGGCCTGGTCGTCGCGGCACTGGTGCTGACCCTCAAGGAGCCCCGCCGCGGCCTGGGCGACGCGATCGACCGGCTCCGCGCCCAGCGCGGCGCCCCCGACGCCGGTGAGGCGCCGGTCGAGGAGCACGCCGCCCTCACCGGCAGCACCGCCGGCCTGCTCGCCGAGGCACGCAGCCTGCTCAAGGTCACCACCCTGCGCGGCGTGATCGCCGCCCAGGCGATCCTCGCCCTCGGCGTCGCCGGCCTCTTCTACTGGCTGCCGACGTTCCTGGAGCGCCTCGAGGGCCTCGACACCGACGCCGCCTCCGGGCTGGCCGGCGGCGTGGGCGGCACCGGCATCGTCATCGGCATCATCATCGGCTCCCGCCTCGGCGACCGCCGCGAGACCTCCGGGTGGCGGATCAAGCTGTCCACGGTGTGCCTGCTCGTCGGCGCCATCGGCCTGAGCCTGGCGGTGCTGCTGCCCGGCGTCGGGCTGCGGATGACCATGGTCGCGGTGGCCTGCGCCGGCTTCGCCGGCGCGATGCCGAACCTGACCGCCGCCGCGGCCAACGTGGTGCCCGCCGCCAACCGCGGCATGGGCTTCGCGCTGCTGCAGTTCCTCACCACCCTCGGCGGCGCCTTCGGCCCGCTGCTGGTCGGCGCCATGTCAGACCTGACCGGCGGCATCGGCAACGGGATGCTGTTCCTGATCCCGCCGCTGTTCATCTCGGTGCTGTGCCTGTGGCTGGTGCGCGACACCTACGACGCCGACGCGGTCCGCGCGGCGCAGTCGGTGACCGGCGGCCCCGCCCCGAGCTAG
- a CDS encoding carbon-nitrogen hydrolase family protein, producing MARMLRVAAVQYAVGEDVAENLATALRMIDAAASEGAQVVVLPEFANHVSWYSGREHARAQAQHLDGEFVTALGRRAAEHGIHVMANCTLHRPDGRVAGSNILFGPDGAVLEVSDKQVLMGSERDHVDPAVERTGVVETAIGRVGLYSCMDGVIYETPRMHAVEGAELLLNSLNSFALDEASLHVPVRAVENKVWVVAANKVGPLVPEHSIAAVAEKVGVPVDRLHGAGESQIVAPDGTVVAVGPRSGEAVVVADIDLDLAGDKTRPDGTDIIAARRPELYGPIAEEPRGRTAPAGAEKVAAVVLTPGPGDDLGALLDEAVARGVDLVVLPELAAHPDADPQRDPDPALAPEAIAARLVGTSVRVVTSVVDAAGAHVGLVLGAGGVELVQPQLHASARHAGLAEPDGDGIEVLEVPWGRLAVVVGDDALYPETFRLAALGDADVVAVPFTVAEKHDVDLLLLERAAENRLNLAVASRPHPEHGGGALIPLSGDFTLWGDWEGEFAGVISCPEPVLADGAITEATLRPACATNRFVSRGTDVVDGRPWQLAAVLTA from the coding sequence ATGGCCCGGATGCTTCGCGTCGCCGCAGTTCAGTACGCCGTCGGTGAGGACGTCGCGGAGAACCTGGCGACCGCCCTGCGGATGATCGACGCCGCGGCCTCGGAGGGCGCGCAGGTCGTGGTGCTGCCCGAGTTCGCCAACCACGTCTCCTGGTACTCCGGCCGCGAGCACGCCCGGGCCCAGGCCCAGCACCTGGACGGGGAGTTCGTCACCGCGCTGGGCCGGCGCGCCGCCGAGCACGGCATCCACGTGATGGCCAACTGCACGCTGCACCGCCCCGACGGGCGGGTCGCCGGCAGCAACATCCTCTTCGGCCCCGACGGTGCGGTGCTGGAGGTCAGCGACAAGCAGGTCCTGATGGGCTCCGAGCGCGACCACGTCGACCCCGCCGTCGAGCGCACCGGCGTCGTGGAGACCGCGATCGGTCGCGTCGGCCTCTACTCCTGCATGGACGGCGTCATCTACGAGACCCCGCGGATGCACGCGGTGGAGGGCGCGGAGCTGCTGCTCAACAGCCTCAACTCCTTCGCCCTCGACGAGGCCTCTCTGCACGTCCCCGTCCGCGCCGTGGAGAACAAGGTGTGGGTGGTCGCTGCGAACAAGGTCGGCCCGCTGGTGCCCGAGCACAGCATCGCCGCCGTCGCCGAGAAGGTGGGCGTGCCCGTCGACCGGCTGCACGGCGCGGGGGAGAGCCAGATCGTGGCCCCCGACGGCACCGTGGTCGCCGTCGGCCCTCGCTCCGGTGAGGCGGTCGTGGTCGCCGACATCGACCTCGACCTGGCCGGCGACAAGACCCGTCCCGACGGCACCGACATCATCGCCGCCCGGCGCCCCGAGCTCTACGGCCCCATCGCCGAGGAGCCCCGTGGCCGCACGGCGCCCGCCGGCGCCGAGAAGGTCGCCGCCGTCGTGCTCACCCCCGGCCCCGGCGACGACCTCGGCGCCCTGCTCGACGAGGCGGTCGCGCGTGGCGTCGACCTCGTCGTGCTGCCCGAGCTCGCCGCCCACCCCGACGCCGACCCGCAGCGCGACCCGGATCCCGCGCTCGCGCCGGAGGCCATCGCGGCCCGGCTGGTGGGCACCTCGGTCCGCGTGGTCACCTCCGTGGTCGACGCCGCGGGCGCCCACGTCGGCCTGGTCCTCGGCGCCGGCGGTGTCGAGCTGGTGCAGCCGCAGCTGCACGCCAGTGCCCGCCACGCCGGTCTCGCCGAGCCCGACGGCGACGGCATCGAGGTGCTCGAGGTGCCGTGGGGCCGCCTCGCCGTGGTGGTCGGCGACGACGCCCTCTACCCCGAGACCTTCCGGCTCGCCGCGCTGGGCGACGCCGACGTCGTCGCGGTGCCGTTCACGGTCGCCGAGAAGCACGACGTCGACCTGCTCCTGCTCGAGCGCGCCGCGGAGAACCGCCTCAACCTCGCGGTCGCCTCGCGTCCGCACCCCGAGCACGGCGGCGGTGCGCTCATCCCGCTCTCCGGCGACTTCACGCTGTGGGGCGACTGGGAGGGCGAGTTCGCCGGCGTGATCAGCTGCCCCGAGCCGGTGCTCGCCGACGGGGCGATCACCGAGGCGACGCTGCGCCCGGCGTGCGCCACCAACAGGTTCGTCAGCCGCGGCACCGACGTGGTCGACGGCCGCCCGTGGCAGCTCGCGGCGGTGCTGACGGCCTGA
- a CDS encoding GntR family transcriptional regulator translates to MSRRASAASGVRPIAHHSLVDRVTDELHRAILNGDLAPGSTVSIVDLCERFSISHIPVREALRRLESEGVISLRPGRSALVATVTVDELTNIYRLRKLIEADLCMRAAESMTEERLAHAEEALAEYVGIEREPAALAAKHHAFHEAMLLDVIGPADANVLRVLWKASDRYLHLLMDDLDHAPETQQQRIDEHRVLLDLAREGRSEELKDAWVAHLENTENALLKAFAARENAGS, encoded by the coding sequence ATGAGCCGTCGTGCCAGCGCAGCCAGCGGGGTCCGCCCGATCGCCCACCACTCCCTGGTGGACCGGGTCACCGACGAGCTGCACCGCGCGATCCTGAACGGCGACCTCGCCCCGGGATCGACCGTCTCCATCGTCGACCTGTGCGAGCGGTTCTCGATCAGCCACATCCCCGTCCGCGAGGCCCTGCGCCGGCTCGAGAGCGAGGGCGTGATCAGCCTGCGCCCCGGTCGCTCCGCCCTGGTCGCCACCGTGACGGTCGACGAGCTCACCAACATCTACCGGCTGCGCAAGCTGATCGAGGCCGACCTGTGCATGCGCGCCGCCGAGTCGATGACCGAGGAGCGCCTCGCCCACGCCGAGGAGGCGCTGGCGGAGTACGTCGGCATCGAGCGCGAGCCCGCCGCCCTGGCCGCCAAGCACCACGCGTTCCACGAGGCGATGCTGCTCGACGTGATCGGCCCCGCCGACGCCAACGTTCTGCGCGTGCTGTGGAAGGCCTCCGACCGCTACCTGCACCTGCTCATGGACGACCTCGACCACGCCCCCGAGACGCAGCAGCAGCGCATCGACGAGCACCGCGTGCTGCTCGACCTGGCCCGCGAGGGCAGGTCCGAGGAGCTCAAGGACGCATGGGTCGCGCACCTGGAGAACACCGAGAACGCACTCCTCAAGGCGTTCGCCGCCCGGGAGAACGCCGGCTCCTGA
- a CDS encoding flavin reductase — MIDQATFRDVMSQWPSGVTVVTTLAADGSPHGMTASSFSSVSLDPPLVSICLTTTLYTHELIKNSGVFGISVLAKDQQEVGRRFAGMDPTVTDRFAGEQWAYAETGVPLLDSALGWFDCRVVHAYPGGDHTIFVGEVLAGHAAGKSAPLLFHSRGWGQFADVLPDIATLSDSGVVAGVAGSAAGVPAAPVAAGVAEAGVRVRIADLTAATSAADAQALLPRTYPLDAASVLVADRAQADLALEAGVAVVERELDPLVPGALEEVLASLAGIEARSAVILRDPFSDECHESVLAAVRALGRAGVAEIGLPDSAGSATPLQVRGLLQEVVALARPVPVRMNLHDRDRLGLVKAITALKSGVRHFDTTLAGLDGAVATEDLIRLLEEVDVDTSVDSAALVALAGELRTTVAGAAADAPDLPLSASTDATEIVGAAG; from the coding sequence ATGATCGACCAAGCGACGTTCCGTGACGTCATGTCCCAGTGGCCGAGTGGTGTGACGGTGGTGACCACGCTGGCCGCCGACGGGTCGCCGCACGGCATGACCGCGAGCTCGTTCTCGAGCGTCAGCCTCGACCCGCCGCTGGTCTCCATCTGCCTGACCACCACGCTCTACACCCACGAGCTGATCAAGAACAGCGGCGTCTTCGGGATCAGCGTCCTGGCCAAGGACCAGCAGGAGGTCGGGCGCCGGTTCGCCGGGATGGACCCGACCGTGACCGACCGCTTCGCCGGCGAGCAGTGGGCGTACGCTGAGACCGGCGTGCCGCTGCTGGACTCCGCGCTCGGCTGGTTCGACTGCAGGGTGGTGCACGCCTACCCCGGTGGTGACCACACGATCTTCGTCGGCGAGGTGCTCGCCGGGCACGCCGCCGGCAAGTCCGCGCCGCTGCTGTTCCACTCCCGCGGCTGGGGCCAGTTCGCCGACGTGCTGCCCGACATCGCCACCTTGTCCGACAGCGGCGTCGTGGCCGGCGTGGCCGGCTCGGCGGCCGGGGTCCCCGCGGCTCCGGTGGCAGCCGGCGTGGCCGAGGCCGGCGTGCGCGTGCGCATCGCCGACCTCACCGCCGCCACCAGCGCCGCGGACGCGCAGGCGCTGCTGCCGCGCACCTACCCGCTCGACGCCGCCAGCGTCCTGGTCGCCGACCGCGCCCAGGCCGACCTGGCCCTGGAGGCCGGGGTCGCCGTCGTGGAGCGCGAGCTCGACCCGCTCGTTCCCGGGGCGCTCGAGGAGGTCCTCGCCTCGCTGGCCGGCATCGAGGCCCGGTCCGCGGTCATCCTGCGCGACCCGTTCTCCGACGAGTGCCACGAGTCCGTGCTGGCCGCGGTGCGTGCGCTCGGCCGTGCCGGGGTGGCCGAGATCGGGCTGCCCGACAGCGCCGGCAGCGCCACCCCGCTCCAGGTGCGCGGGCTGCTGCAGGAGGTCGTCGCCCTGGCCCGCCCCGTCCCGGTGCGGATGAACCTGCACGACCGCGACCGCCTCGGCCTGGTCAAGGCGATCACCGCCCTCAAGAGCGGCGTGCGGCACTTCGACACCACGCTCGCCGGGCTCGACGGCGCGGTCGCCACCGAGGACCTGATCCGCCTGCTGGAGGAGGTCGACGTCGACACCTCCGTCGACTCCGCCGCCCTGGTCGCCCTCGCCGGCGAGCTGCGCACCACCGTCGCCGGCGCTGCCGCCGACGCCCCCGACTTGCCCCTTTCGGCGTCGACCGACGCCACCGAGATCGTAGGAGCTGCAGGATGA